From one Rhodoferax sp. PAMC 29310 genomic stretch:
- a CDS encoding PQQ-binding-like beta-propeller repeat protein gives MNSIAFQATNRSNKWDQLKHEMLVKSRRSRSVQHVHELPLLLRHGCSPATPHMARALHLLVNWCAEANKVRMGGLARRLIVALLAGGAVFLTSGAGASVVWTTATGGAVKASPTVVNGVAYVGSDDGSIYSLSAATGQVLWQTLTGGAVKSSAAVDNGSVFFGSDDSFLYSLSATTGAIFWKTLTGGAVYSSPSVVSGVVYSGSGDGVISALNATTGQIVWQTLTGAAVNSSPAVVNGVVYVGSDDGSMYSLSAATGQVLWKTLLGGVVDSSPTVTNGIVYVGSGDGVISALDATTGQFIWRTITGAAVNSSPAVVNGVVYIGSDDGSMYSLNAATGQFIWVTLTGGAIDSSPALANDVVYFGSDDNYFYSLVATTGEILWRYQTGGAINSSPFVDNGVIYVGSDDRSVYAFNVASVPEPSTIALLGLGLAGLIASRRRKQQIAS, from the coding sequence ATGAATTCGATTGCATTTCAAGCCACAAACCGCAGCAACAAGTGGGATCAGCTAAAACACGAAATGCTGGTCAAGAGCAGGCGATCGCGCTCTGTGCAACATGTTCATGAATTACCGTTGTTGCTTCGACACGGCTGCTCTCCTGCAACGCCACACATGGCGCGCGCATTGCATTTGCTGGTGAATTGGTGCGCGGAAGCTAACAAAGTTCGCATGGGCGGACTGGCAAGGCGACTGATCGTTGCACTGTTGGCTGGCGGCGCTGTGTTCTTAACATCGGGGGCAGGCGCGTCCGTTGTTTGGACAACCGCTACTGGTGGCGCCGTTAAAGCGTCGCCCACCGTTGTCAATGGAGTCGCCTATGTCGGTTCGGACGATGGCTCCATTTACTCGCTCAGTGCTGCGACGGGCCAAGTTCTCTGGCAGACTCTCACCGGCGGAGCTGTCAAATCGTCGGCCGCAGTGGACAACGGCTCCGTCTTTTTCGGCTCAGACGACAGCTTCTTGTACTCGCTCAGCGCGACGACAGGTGCGATTTTCTGGAAGACGCTCACCGGTGGAGCGGTCTATTCGTCACCGAGCGTGGTGAGTGGTGTTGTGTACAGCGGCTCTGGCGACGGCGTCATTTCCGCGCTGAATGCAACCACGGGGCAAATTGTCTGGCAGACGCTCACCGGCGCGGCGGTCAACTCATCACCGGCCGTAGTGAATGGCGTCGTTTATGTCGGTTCGGACGACGGCTCCATGTACTCGCTCAGTGCTGCGACGGGCCAAGTTCTCTGGAAAACTCTCTTGGGCGGTGTTGTTGACTCGTCGCCCACCGTGACAAACGGTATTGTGTATGTCGGCTCCGGCGACGGCGTCATTTCCGCGCTGGATGCAACCACGGGGCAATTTATCTGGCGGACGATTACTGGTGCAGCGGTCAACTCATCACCGGCCGTAGTGAACGGTGTCGTTTATATCGGTTCGGACGATGGCTCCATGTACTCGCTTAACGCAGCGACGGGGCAATTTATCTGGGTGACTCTCACTGGCGGAGCCATCGATTCGTCGCCCGCGTTGGCCAATGACGTTGTCTATTTTGGTTCGGATGACAATTATTTTTACTCGCTCGTCGCGACGACAGGAGAGATTCTCTGGAGGTACCAGACTGGTGGAGCCATCAACTCGTCACCCTTCGTGGATAACGGCGTCATCTATGTTGGATCGGACGACAGGTCGGTGTACGCGTTCAATGTTGCTTCTGTCCCCGAACCTAGCACCATTGCTTTGCTCGGCCTCGGCCTAGCAGGCCTCATAGCCTCGCGCCGCCGCAAGCAGCAAATAGCAAGCTGA
- a CDS encoding AIR synthase-related protein, which yields MSDGLLGDLGHVLKQSGVGATVDADIATELIAACAIYTRAEGLKRKEIEINQWRRWALTGGDDYELLFTAPPAARDAVASAARHSQTLITRIGQIDAAPGLRLVDSRGQPLPNAYASFDHFA from the coding sequence GTGAGCGACGGCCTGCTGGGCGACCTGGGCCATGTGTTGAAGCAATCCGGTGTGGGCGCTACCGTGGACGCAGACATTGCTACTGAATTAATAGCTGCTTGCGCAATCTACACAAGGGCTGAAGGCCTAAAACGCAAAGAAATTGAAATCAACCAGTGGCGACGCTGGGCACTGACCGGGGGCGATGACTATGAACTGCTGTTCACCGCGCCGCCCGCTGCACGGGACGCTGTGGCGAGTGCCGCGCGGCACAGCCAGACGCTGATCACCCGCATCGGCCAGATCGACGCAGCCCCCGGCCTACGGCTGGTGGACAGCCGGGGCCAACCCCTGCCCAATGCCTACGCCTCATTCGATCATTTCGCGTGA
- a CDS encoding histidine phosphatase family protein, which translates to MNPITHIVAIRHGETDWNRTRQYQGQEDIALNDRGFAQAREIAVALANTSLSAIYTSDLMRAHQTAAEIARALRMTPLQVTGLREQHFGVFQGLTGEEVAKRWPDASAQWHRRVADFGPDGGETRNTFSRRCVSAMSHLARAHAGSTIAIVCHGGVLDCLYRAASNLPMDTPRTWSLENAAINRLTHDAQGFAILSWGDTAHLHREPTDELIEHFPGP; encoded by the coding sequence TTGAATCCAATCACCCACATCGTCGCGATTCGCCATGGAGAAACCGACTGGAACCGCACACGCCAGTATCAGGGCCAAGAAGACATCGCACTCAATGACAGGGGTTTTGCACAGGCCAGGGAGATTGCAGTGGCCTTGGCGAATACCTCGTTGAGCGCTATCTACACCAGCGACCTCATGCGGGCTCACCAAACCGCAGCCGAGATTGCGCGAGCCCTTCGCATGACACCGTTGCAGGTGACGGGATTGCGTGAACAGCACTTCGGCGTGTTTCAGGGCCTTACGGGAGAAGAAGTGGCCAAGCGATGGCCCGATGCCAGCGCGCAGTGGCATCGACGCGTTGCCGACTTCGGTCCTGACGGGGGTGAAACACGCAATACATTCAGCCGCCGCTGCGTCTCTGCAATGAGTCACCTGGCAAGGGCTCACGCGGGCAGCACCATTGCCATTGTTTGCCATGGTGGTGTTCTGGACTGCCTGTATCGCGCCGCGTCCAACCTGCCAATGGATACCCCTCGAACCTGGTCACTTGAGAACGCGGCCATCAATCGGCTTACCCACGATGCCCAAGGATTCGCGATTCTGAGTTGGGGTGACACGGCACACCTCCATCGCGAACCGACTGACGAACTGATCGAACACTTCCCCGGACCTTGA
- a CDS encoding ABC transporter substrate-binding protein, with the protein MKNHIKLSLLSTSIALAAGFASTAIAGTVTVVTSFPKELTGIYKAAFEKANPSIKLEILNKSTTQGIAYVRELPAGQRPDIFWASAPDAFEVLVGQNLLANIADQANKAVPAKVGSYPINNPQGLYLGQALAGYGLMWNTRYLAANKVPAPAQWADLMKPVYFNHTAMSAPSRSGTTHLTVETLLQGEGWDKGWNQLLQIGGNSAAITERSFGVPDGVNNGQFGVGLVIDFFGLASKYSGFPVEFAYPDVTAVVPANIALINGSKNAEEAKKFISYSVSLEGQQLLLDPKISRLPILPASAMGGKVPAGYPDPFEIAKRAKVNFNSDLSEARYNVVSSLFDQTITFRHKELQAATKAIHEATAALQKKPNANGQALLKQARDLAFSPVVGSKLADDKDFLALFTANKKDASANKQVTGLEDRWNTHARENYERAKSLAEQALASVR; encoded by the coding sequence ATGAAAAATCACATCAAACTCAGCCTGCTGAGCACATCCATCGCTCTGGCCGCAGGCTTTGCCAGCACGGCCATCGCCGGCACCGTGACCGTTGTCACCTCCTTTCCCAAGGAGTTGACCGGCATTTACAAGGCTGCGTTCGAAAAGGCGAACCCGTCGATCAAATTGGAAATTCTCAATAAGAGCACGACACAAGGTATTGCCTACGTGCGAGAGTTGCCGGCCGGCCAGCGTCCAGATATTTTCTGGGCCTCGGCGCCCGATGCCTTTGAGGTGCTGGTTGGGCAGAACCTGCTGGCCAATATTGCTGATCAAGCCAACAAGGCAGTCCCCGCCAAAGTGGGTAGCTACCCCATCAACAACCCGCAAGGTCTTTACTTGGGACAGGCCCTGGCTGGCTATGGTTTGATGTGGAACACGCGCTACCTTGCAGCCAACAAGGTGCCGGCACCGGCTCAATGGGCCGACCTGATGAAGCCGGTTTACTTCAACCATACCGCCATGAGCGCACCGTCGCGCTCGGGCACAACCCACCTTACCGTCGAAACCCTTTTGCAGGGCGAAGGCTGGGACAAGGGCTGGAACCAGTTGTTGCAAATCGGCGGCAACAGTGCCGCCATCACGGAGCGTAGCTTTGGCGTACCCGATGGCGTGAACAACGGCCAGTTTGGTGTTGGTTTGGTGATTGACTTTTTCGGTCTGGCCAGCAAGTACTCGGGTTTTCCGGTGGAGTTCGCCTACCCTGATGTCACCGCAGTAGTCCCGGCCAATATCGCCTTGATCAACGGCAGCAAGAACGCCGAAGAAGCCAAAAAATTCATTAGCTATAGCGTCTCGTTGGAAGGCCAGCAATTGCTACTCGATCCAAAAATCTCGCGCCTGCCGATCCTGCCCGCTTCAGCCATGGGCGGCAAGGTGCCGGCTGGGTATCCAGATCCCTTTGAGATTGCCAAACGCGCCAAGGTGAATTTTAATTCGGACCTCTCAGAGGCTCGCTACAACGTCGTGTCGTCTCTATTCGACCAGACCATCACCTTCCGGCACAAAGAGCTGCAGGCCGCTACCAAAGCGATACACGAAGCGACCGCAGCGCTGCAGAAGAAACCCAACGCCAACGGACAGGCCTTACTCAAGCAGGCCCGCGACCTCGCATTCAGCCCAGTCGTTGGTAGCAAACTGGCGGACGACAAGGACTTTCTGGCTTTGTTCACCGCCAACAAGAAGGATGCCTCTGCCAACAAGCAGGTCACAGGCCTGGAAGACCGCTGGAATACACATGCTCGCGAAAACTATGAGCGGGCCAAGTCTCTGGCAGAGCAAGCTCTGGCCAGCGTGCGTTAA